A genomic region of Fundidesulfovibrio terrae contains the following coding sequences:
- a CDS encoding NAD-dependent epimerase/dehydratase family protein, with the protein MKKYDGAILITGGAGFVGSNLAMAFKARYPKQEIIVLDNLKRRGSEFNLPRLAQAGIKFVHGDIRNPEDLSFESKIDLLLECSAEPSVLAGFGGSPEYLVNTNLVGTINCLEVCRKQKADVVFLSTSRVYAYDPLNEIPVAEGATRLVWAAETGPEGWSPQGVSERFPIYGAKSMYGATKLCSEFVLEEYRAMYGVRGVVNRCGVIAGPWQFGKVDQGVFSLWMQAHYFKRKLKYIGFNGTGKQVRDLFHPADLFDLLELQLADWSKADGGIFNVGGGLEVSLSLLETTMLCEEITGNRIQVDVDPVNRPADMAIYITDAQKVKDTFGWEPKKSARNVLEDLFTWVKEHEKELETLAKL; encoded by the coding sequence ATGAAAAAATACGACGGCGCGATCCTGATCACCGGCGGAGCCGGGTTCGTGGGCTCCAACCTGGCCATGGCCTTCAAGGCCCGTTACCCCAAGCAGGAAATCATCGTCCTGGACAACCTGAAGCGCCGGGGCTCCGAGTTCAACCTGCCCCGTCTGGCCCAGGCCGGGATCAAGTTCGTCCACGGCGACATAAGAAATCCCGAGGATCTGAGCTTCGAGTCCAAGATCGACCTGTTGCTGGAGTGCTCGGCCGAGCCCTCCGTGCTGGCCGGATTCGGCGGCAGCCCCGAATACCTGGTGAACACCAACCTGGTGGGCACCATCAACTGCCTGGAAGTGTGCCGCAAGCAGAAGGCCGACGTGGTGTTCCTCTCCACCAGCCGCGTCTACGCCTATGATCCCCTGAACGAGATCCCGGTTGCCGAAGGGGCCACCCGTCTGGTCTGGGCCGCCGAGACCGGCCCCGAAGGCTGGTCCCCCCAGGGCGTGTCCGAGCGCTTCCCCATCTACGGGGCCAAGTCCATGTACGGGGCCACCAAGCTCTGCTCGGAGTTCGTTCTGGAGGAATACCGCGCCATGTACGGCGTGCGCGGCGTGGTGAACCGCTGCGGCGTCATCGCCGGGCCGTGGCAGTTCGGCAAGGTGGACCAGGGCGTGTTCTCCCTGTGGATGCAGGCCCACTATTTCAAGCGCAAGCTCAAGTACATCGGCTTTAATGGCACCGGAAAGCAGGTGCGCGACCTGTTCCACCCCGCCGACCTCTTCGACCTGCTGGAACTCCAGCTGGCGGACTGGTCCAAGGCCGACGGCGGCATCTTCAACGTGGGCGGCGGCCTGGAAGTGAGCCTGTCGCTCCTGGAGACCACCATGCTTTGCGAGGAGATCACCGGCAACCGCATCCAGGTGGACGTGGACCCGGTGAACCGCCCGGCCGACATGGCGATTTACATTACCGACGCCCAGAAGGTGAAGGACACCTTCGGCTGGGAACCCAAGAAGAGCGCCCGCAACGTGCTGGAAGACCTGTTCACGTGGGTGAAAGAGCACGAAAAGGAGCTGGAGACGCTGGCGAAGCTGTAG
- a CDS encoding PocR ligand-binding domain-containing protein yields the protein MVQEVSEPGIVDLINFSDIQRMLDAHYQAAGMPSGVIDAREGAVLAGTGWQDICVHFHRANPDTAARCRQSDLAIAQHIADGNSHGYKCPNGMWDIGIPIFVAGKHLATFFLGQFLFEDEAADRTFFERQADQFGFDKHAYLEALDKVPVFTRAKVENILDYNRALASFIGSLAESNFLLRRQLEATEQVKKGLDDQRAYMQSIFETIPTPLFTKNKDLAYTGCNAAFEQMMGLPRERMLGSTAGSFCVPDLARVYERMDRALLDTGERQAYSTQVRSSEGGMREVQLHKALLHDASGTVTGIVGVGFDITERIEAERELEKSRNLIKNILESAPSAIIGVDEHGVVNHWNACASDLFGKHPEDVVGHPLQQALPFMGKHLDKMAAALSERHVETLEKQPLVREGSVHLLDIQFYPLVANGINGVVIRMDDVSERERLREMMIQTEKMMSVGGLAAGMAHEINNPLGAILQSAQLIELRLSPFREANQAAARKSGCDLDGLRRYLEDKNIFSFLENIREGGLRASRIVSNMIEFSRKSDTSKEFVQLSDLVDKSVELASNDYDLKKKYDFRHISILKEYDPGLPPVFCSRMEIEQVMLNLLKNAAQAMASKNYGEQRPAITLRVRSSGAMAVVEVEDNGPGIDPALRQKVFEPFYTTKAPGDGTGLGLSVSYFIVSNNHCGSIRVEEPPGGGTRFVIELPLGAGPSR from the coding sequence ATGGTACAGGAAGTATCCGAGCCGGGAATCGTCGACCTCATCAACTTTTCCGACATCCAACGTATGCTGGATGCCCACTACCAGGCAGCAGGAATGCCGAGCGGCGTCATCGACGCTCGGGAAGGCGCCGTGCTGGCCGGAACCGGGTGGCAGGACATCTGCGTCCATTTCCATCGGGCCAACCCCGACACCGCCGCCCGCTGCCGCCAAAGCGACCTGGCCATCGCCCAGCACATCGCCGATGGAAACTCCCACGGTTACAAGTGCCCCAACGGCATGTGGGACATCGGCATTCCCATCTTCGTCGCCGGGAAACACCTGGCCACGTTCTTTCTCGGACAGTTCCTCTTCGAAGACGAGGCGGCCGACCGGACCTTCTTCGAACGCCAAGCGGACCAGTTCGGGTTCGACAAGCACGCCTACCTTGAGGCGCTGGACAAGGTGCCCGTGTTCACGCGCGCCAAGGTGGAAAACATCCTCGATTACAACAGGGCGCTGGCGTCCTTCATCGGCAGTCTCGCCGAGAGCAATTTCCTGCTCCGCCGCCAGCTGGAAGCCACCGAGCAGGTCAAAAAGGGCCTGGACGACCAGCGGGCCTACATGCAGTCCATTTTCGAGACCATCCCCACCCCGCTGTTCACAAAAAACAAGGACCTGGCCTACACCGGCTGCAACGCGGCCTTCGAGCAGATGATGGGGCTGCCCAGGGAGCGCATGCTCGGCTCCACGGCAGGGTCCTTTTGCGTTCCCGACCTGGCGCGGGTTTACGAGCGGATGGACAGGGCGCTGCTCGATACCGGGGAGCGGCAGGCCTACTCCACCCAGGTGCGATCCAGTGAAGGCGGCATGCGGGAGGTCCAGCTCCACAAGGCGCTTCTGCACGACGCGTCCGGCACGGTCACCGGGATCGTGGGCGTCGGCTTCGACATCACCGAGCGCATCGAGGCCGAGAGGGAGCTCGAGAAATCCCGCAACCTCATCAAGAACATCCTGGAGTCGGCCCCCTCGGCCATCATCGGCGTGGATGAACACGGCGTGGTCAACCATTGGAACGCCTGTGCGAGCGATCTTTTCGGCAAGCATCCCGAAGACGTGGTGGGGCATCCGCTGCAACAGGCCCTGCCGTTCATGGGAAAGCACCTGGACAAGATGGCCGCCGCTCTCAGCGAACGGCATGTCGAGACGCTGGAGAAGCAGCCCCTGGTGCGCGAGGGGTCGGTGCATCTGCTCGACATCCAGTTCTATCCGCTGGTCGCCAACGGCATCAACGGCGTGGTCATCCGCATGGACGACGTCAGCGAACGGGAACGCCTGCGGGAGATGATGATCCAGACCGAAAAAATGATGTCCGTGGGCGGACTGGCGGCCGGAATGGCCCACGAGATCAACAACCCGCTGGGGGCCATCCTCCAGTCGGCCCAGCTCATCGAATTGCGCCTCTCGCCGTTTCGCGAGGCAAACCAGGCGGCCGCGCGCAAATCCGGGTGCGACCTGGACGGGTTACGGCGCTATCTCGAGGACAAGAACATCTTCTCCTTCCTGGAGAACATCCGCGAGGGGGGGCTGCGAGCCAGCCGGATCGTCTCCAACATGATCGAGTTCAGCCGCAAAAGCGACACCAGCAAGGAATTCGTCCAGCTTTCGGATCTGGTGGACAAAAGCGTGGAGCTCGCCTCCAACGACTACGATCTCAAGAAGAAGTACGACTTCCGCCACATATCCATCCTCAAGGAGTACGACCCCGGCCTGCCTCCGGTATTCTGCTCCCGCATGGAGATCGAGCAGGTGATGCTCAACCTGCTGAAAAACGCGGCGCAGGCCATGGCTTCCAAGAACTACGGGGAGCAACGCCCGGCGATCACCTTGCGCGTGCGCTCCTCCGGAGCCATGGCAGTAGTCGAGGTGGAGGACAACGGGCCGGGGATCGATCCTGCCCTGCGCCAGAAGGTGTTCGAACCCTTCTACACCACCAAGGCGCCCGGCGACGGCACGGGGCTCGGGCTGTCGGTGTCCTACTTCATCGTGTCCAACAACCACTGCGGGAGCATCCGGGTGGAGGAGCCACCCGGCGGAGGGACGCGGTTCGTCATCGAGCTGCCGCTGGGCGCCGGACCTTCGCGCTGA
- a CDS encoding acyltransferase family protein, producing the protein MEQRQRMLFVDNLRLGVIVLVVCMHVAVTYSGLGDWYYKEGLPLGTASFIFFAVFQCFLQAFFMGTLFMLAGYYAAASLASKGAGGFIKGRLIRLGAPTLFYMLVINPFTVYYLKDWDHTLYPVPFTRFYAAYIEGGRVLGGTGPMWFALALLIFCVVFAAIRQLSGTPGRTPSPRPFPSRLPVLVALAASALAFALRLEWPIGTNFLNMQLCYFSQYVILFCFGIAAHGNGWLERIEYPLAVRCLAAAGLGMAVLLGFFFLSGAMAGDQSFRGGFTWQNAAFSLWESFTGVFMTVGLVGVLRRHWNTQGAFAKSLSDSAFAVYVFHAPMLVFISLMLRGVELAALPKFLLVCAVALPVCFAAARLIRATPVLRSLVRS; encoded by the coding sequence ATGGAACAGCGGCAACGGATGCTCTTCGTGGACAACCTGCGCCTCGGCGTCATCGTCCTGGTGGTCTGCATGCACGTGGCGGTCACCTATTCCGGCCTGGGCGACTGGTACTACAAGGAAGGCCTCCCCCTCGGCACGGCATCGTTTATCTTCTTCGCCGTATTCCAGTGCTTCCTCCAGGCGTTCTTCATGGGGACGCTCTTCATGCTGGCGGGCTACTACGCCGCCGCGTCCCTCGCCTCCAAGGGCGCGGGCGGGTTCATCAAGGGCCGCCTGATCCGCCTGGGCGCGCCGACCCTCTTCTACATGCTGGTGATCAACCCGTTCACGGTCTATTACCTGAAGGACTGGGACCACACGCTCTATCCCGTGCCCTTCACCCGCTTCTATGCCGCCTACATCGAGGGCGGCCGGGTGCTCGGCGGCACCGGCCCCATGTGGTTCGCCCTGGCCCTGCTCATCTTCTGCGTGGTGTTCGCCGCGATCAGGCAACTGTCCGGGACGCCCGGCCGGACGCCCTCGCCGCGCCCCTTCCCCTCGCGCCTGCCGGTGCTGGTGGCCCTGGCGGCAAGCGCCCTGGCCTTCGCGCTGCGTCTCGAATGGCCCATCGGGACCAATTTCCTCAACATGCAGCTGTGCTATTTCTCGCAGTACGTGATCCTGTTCTGCTTCGGCATCGCCGCCCACGGCAACGGCTGGCTGGAGCGGATCGAATACCCGCTGGCCGTACGTTGCCTCGCGGCGGCGGGGCTCGGCATGGCGGTGCTGCTGGGATTCTTCTTCCTGAGCGGGGCCATGGCCGGGGACCAGTCCTTCCGTGGCGGGTTCACGTGGCAAAACGCGGCCTTCTCGCTGTGGGAGTCCTTCACGGGGGTGTTCATGACCGTGGGGCTGGTGGGCGTGCTGCGCAGGCACTGGAACACCCAGGGCGCGTTCGCCAAGAGCCTCTCGGACAGCGCCTTCGCGGTTTACGTGTTCCACGCGCCCATGTTGGTCTTCATCTCGCTGATGCTGCGCGGCGTCGAACTGGCGGCGCTTCCGAAATTCCTGCTGGTCTGCGCGGTGGCGCTGCCTGTCTGTTTCGCGGCTGCCCGGCTCATACGGGCCACCCCCGTCCTGCGCTCCCTGGTCCGTTCCTGA
- a CDS encoding radical SAM protein: MDNETQQDIPAEKARIRAVTPLSLCDWPGRSVSVVYLGGCNLRCPTCHNATLAFTPSLHPRLDTDAVLRALAARKRWLDGVVVCGGEPTLDPGLPALVDALHGLGLPVKVDTNGMLPEVVAAVRERSPGTLFAVDVKGPWEKYPVLTGGAATPAQARERLGSIFALAWASPQSFLFRITLVPGLGPEDVQTAREYLPSGFTLREQPYVQPARREESPYAPADTETRRLPGNLVPGTDRPSHTEGP, translated from the coding sequence ATGGACAACGAAACTCAGCAGGACATCCCGGCCGAAAAGGCCCGAATCAGAGCCGTCACGCCCCTGTCGCTGTGCGACTGGCCCGGGCGTAGCGTCTCCGTGGTCTACCTGGGCGGATGCAACCTGCGCTGCCCCACCTGCCACAACGCCACCCTGGCCTTCACTCCGAGCCTGCACCCGCGCCTGGACACCGACGCGGTGCTGCGCGCGCTTGCCGCGCGCAAGCGCTGGCTGGACGGGGTGGTGGTCTGCGGCGGCGAACCCACCCTGGACCCCGGCCTGCCCGCGCTTGTGGACGCGCTGCACGGGCTCGGCCTGCCGGTCAAGGTGGACACCAACGGCATGCTGCCGGAGGTGGTGGCGGCCGTCCGGGAGCGCAGCCCGGGCACGCTCTTCGCCGTGGACGTGAAGGGTCCGTGGGAGAAGTATCCCGTCCTCACCGGTGGCGCGGCGACGCCCGCCCAGGCGCGAGAGCGGCTTGGATCGATCTTCGCCCTGGCCTGGGCCTCGCCCCAGTCGTTCCTGTTTAGGATCACCCTCGTTCCCGGGCTCGGCCCGGAGGACGTCCAGACCGCGCGGGAGTACCTGCCCAGCGGTTTCACTCTGAGAGAACAACCCTACGTCCAACCCGCGCGGAGGGAGGAGAGCCCCTATGCCCCTGCAGATACAGAAACGCGACGGCTGCCTGGAAACCTGGTCCCTGGAACGGATCGCCCAAGCCATACTGAAGGCCCTTAG
- a CDS encoding MFS transporter, which translates to MSDSQRRMYIFLLVATIASQVGMQGWVTLINNFGVEAAGLDAFRMGLVQSIREIPGFLSLLVIYVLLVLSEHRAAALSILLLGLGVALSGLVPSFWGVVFTTLIMSTGFHYYETLNQSLSLQYFSLEMAPVVLGKLRAASAIANIAVGVLIFALAGRLGYPSLFGLIGGAVVLMGLWAVLQDPSDKSMPPQHKKMVLRSRYWLYYALTFLSGARRQIFMVFAAFLLVEKFEYSLTAMSALFVVNNLVAWVANPIIGRMINRFGERALMSVEYASAILVFLTYAFTESHVLAGAMFILDSLAFNFVVCIRTYLQKIADRPDIAPSSAVGFTINHIAAVFIPVMGGWLWTFNYRIPFLAGAAMGAVSLLLAQLVRTPSQTPAR; encoded by the coding sequence ATGTCTGATTCGCAACGCCGGATGTACATTTTCCTGCTCGTGGCCACCATCGCCTCCCAGGTGGGCATGCAGGGATGGGTCACGCTCATCAACAACTTCGGCGTCGAGGCCGCCGGGCTGGACGCCTTCCGCATGGGGCTGGTGCAGTCCATCCGCGAGATTCCCGGATTCCTCTCGCTTTTGGTGATCTACGTGCTGCTGGTGCTCTCGGAGCACAGGGCCGCCGCCCTGTCCATCCTGCTCCTGGGCCTGGGAGTGGCCCTGTCCGGGCTGGTTCCGAGCTTTTGGGGGGTGGTGTTCACCACGCTCATCATGTCTACGGGGTTCCACTACTACGAGACGCTCAACCAGTCGCTGTCGCTGCAGTATTTCAGCCTGGAGATGGCCCCGGTGGTGCTTGGCAAGCTGCGCGCGGCCTCGGCCATAGCCAACATCGCCGTGGGCGTGCTCATTTTCGCCCTGGCCGGCAGGCTCGGCTACCCGAGCCTCTTCGGACTCATCGGCGGTGCGGTGGTCTTGATGGGCCTGTGGGCCGTCCTGCAGGACCCGTCCGACAAGTCCATGCCGCCCCAGCACAAGAAGATGGTCCTGCGCTCGCGCTATTGGCTCTACTACGCCCTGACCTTCCTCTCCGGGGCGCGCCGCCAGATATTCATGGTGTTCGCCGCGTTCTTGCTGGTGGAGAAGTTCGAGTACTCGCTCACGGCCATGAGCGCGCTGTTCGTGGTGAACAACCTGGTGGCCTGGGTGGCCAACCCAATCATCGGCCGCATGATCAACCGCTTCGGCGAGCGGGCGCTCATGAGCGTGGAGTACGCCTCGGCCATCCTGGTGTTCCTCACCTACGCGTTCACCGAGTCGCACGTGCTGGCCGGAGCCATGTTCATCCTGGACAGCCTGGCCTTCAACTTCGTGGTCTGCATCCGCACCTACCTGCAGAAGATCGCCGACCGGCCGGACATCGCCCCCTCCTCGGCCGTGGGGTTCACCATCAACCACATAGCGGCCGTGTTCATCCCGGTCATGGGCGGCTGGCTGTGGACCTTCAATTACCGCATCCCCTTCCTGGCCGGAGCGGCCATGGGCGCGGTGTCGCTTCTGCTGGCGCAGCTGGTGCGCACGCCGTCCCAGACCCCGGCGCGCTAG
- a CDS encoding GGDEF domain-containing protein, translated as MPSLDLLSVAIVGLMLHSALALVMIQTYLTRKTYPGFSSWTLSQISWVLACAAFFLRPAIGEPVSIVLSNPLFFLFAILSHRGFIRFFGLGDPRRLLRWDVGVSLACLAVIYWNYFVVDSVGARVGVNSLAMCFLLFRAGLRARKVPRETRNRANLGLGLWLVAALLLLRACAVVIGPQSEHPQLLDPILKLVIMLGIFLMAFMVYGYIALMHERLEEDLLQAQSLLRQQANTDPLTGLLNRRGFMEIANHDIRMSRRYGHRMSLILFDLDHFKNINDTHGHAVGDTVLAAVGGASLGAMREADTLARWGGEEFAVLLPQTGLEDARLTAERLRELLRGLRPKSGADIMTTASFGVAELRDESFDELVASADQCLYRAKREGRDRVCVAG; from the coding sequence ATGCCGAGCCTCGATTTGCTGTCCGTGGCCATCGTTGGGCTGATGCTGCACTCGGCGCTGGCCCTGGTGATGATCCAGACGTACCTTACCCGGAAGACTTATCCAGGGTTCAGCAGCTGGACCCTGTCGCAGATCAGCTGGGTGCTGGCCTGCGCGGCGTTCTTCCTGCGTCCGGCCATCGGAGAGCCCGTCTCCATCGTCTTGAGCAACCCCCTTTTTTTCCTGTTCGCGATCCTGTCGCATCGCGGGTTCATCAGATTCTTCGGCCTGGGCGACCCCCGGCGGCTCCTGCGGTGGGACGTGGGCGTGTCGCTGGCCTGTCTGGCGGTCATCTATTGGAACTACTTCGTTGTGGACAGCGTGGGCGCCCGGGTGGGCGTCAATTCGCTGGCCATGTGCTTTCTCCTGTTCAGGGCCGGGCTCCGCGCGCGCAAGGTTCCCCGGGAGACGCGCAACAGGGCGAACCTCGGCCTGGGCCTCTGGCTGGTGGCCGCGCTTCTGCTGCTGCGGGCCTGCGCGGTGGTGATCGGTCCGCAGAGCGAGCACCCCCAACTGCTGGACCCGATCCTGAAGCTTGTGATCATGCTGGGGATCTTTCTCATGGCCTTCATGGTCTACGGCTACATAGCCCTGATGCACGAGCGCCTGGAGGAGGACCTGCTCCAGGCGCAGTCGCTCTTGCGGCAACAGGCTAACACCGACCCACTCACCGGGCTTCTGAACCGCCGGGGGTTCATGGAGATTGCGAACCACGATATCCGCATGTCCAGGCGCTATGGGCACCGCATGAGCCTGATCCTCTTCGATCTGGACCACTTCAAGAACATCAACGATACCCACGGCCACGCCGTGGGCGACACGGTGCTGGCGGCGGTGGGCGGGGCCAGCCTCGGGGCCATGCGCGAGGCGGACACCCTAGCCCGCTGGGGCGGCGAGGAATTCGCGGTGCTCCTGCCCCAGACCGGCCTGGAGGACGCCCGGCTGACCGCCGAGCGCCTGCGTGAATTGTTGCGGGGACTGCGGCCCAAGTCCGGGGCGGACATCATGACCACCGCCAGTTTCGGCGTGGCCGAACTGCGTGACGAGAGCTTCGACGAACTGGTGGCCAGCGCCGACCAGTGCCTGTACCGGGCGAAACGGGAGGGGCGCGACCGGGTGTGCGTAGCGGGCTGA
- a CDS encoding DUF488 family protein, producing the protein MKASLVYTIGHSNHPAERFLDLLREHAITAVADVRSKPYTKYAKHFCREPIERLLRASGIAYVFLGDLIGGKPDDPDLLGPDGKPDYARIAASEAFARGIDRLVAGAATHTIALMCGEEDPSRCHRRHLIAPRLTARGVTVLHIRGDGRVQDEAALAEAEAGTRGTPAEPSRPTLFD; encoded by the coding sequence GTGAAAGCGAGTCTCGTTTACACCATCGGCCACTCCAACCACCCGGCCGAACGCTTTCTCGATCTTCTGCGAGAGCACGCAATCACCGCCGTGGCCGACGTGCGCTCCAAACCCTACACCAAATACGCCAAGCACTTCTGCCGCGAGCCCATCGAGCGCCTGCTGCGCGCTTCGGGCATCGCCTACGTCTTCCTGGGCGACCTGATCGGCGGCAAGCCGGACGACCCGGACCTGCTGGGCCCGGACGGCAAGCCCGACTATGCCCGCATCGCCGCATCCGAGGCGTTCGCACGGGGCATCGACCGCCTGGTCGCGGGCGCGGCCACGCACACCATCGCCCTCATGTGCGGCGAGGAGGACCCCTCCCGCTGCCACCGCCGCCACCTGATCGCCCCTCGGCTTACCGCGCGCGGCGTCACCGTCCTGCACATCCGGGGCGACGGGCGCGTCCAGGACGAGGCCGCGCTGGCCGAGGCGGAGGCAGGTACGCGAGGTACCCCCGCAGAGCCGTCGCGGCCGACTCTCTTCGACTAG
- a CDS encoding ribonucleoside triphosphate reductase yields MPLQIQKRDGCLETWSLERIAQAILKALRASGIQDPLLAKRMARKVEEKLGDEPVALQENVQDMVERVLMESRLFDVAKRFIIYREKRRTLREQKAAYLDIKDTIDNYLSKADWRVAENANMAHSFQGLMLHLSGTVQARYALEKYPEEVRAAHDHGYFHIHDLSFGLAGYCAGWSLRDLLLEGFNLDGRSSAGPAKHFDSALGQMVNFLGTLQNEWAGAQAFNNVDTYLAPFIRHDGLDYDKVRQAVQKFVFNLNTTSRWGGQTPFTNLSFDLTPPKHIAKEAVIIGGKLQDAVYGDFQAEMDMFNQAFLEVMAEGDYFSQIFSFPIPTYNVTEDFPWDSPIGTRLLELTAKYGAPYFQNFISSDLSPEDVRSMCCRLQMDLRELRNKVGGLFGAGDLTGSIGVVTLNLPKLAYLSQGEEDFLDLVAEYATMAKDALEFKRKLIQDYLDRGMFPYSARYLKNGYKGHFSTIGLVGGHEACLNILGKGIETDAGIRLMTRVLNHLREITSRFQEETGHLYNLEATPAEGTSYRLAKIDKNLYADIKASGNGTPYYTNSTNLPVGQCEDVIAALEHQNKLQPLYTGGTVFHTFLGEAVVDTEALKNFIIKAFRMTKIPYLSITPTFSVCKQHGYMSGEHFECPTCGEDAEVFTRIVGYYRPVSRWNKGKKAEYVDRVTYVGTCGCEPGQL; encoded by the coding sequence ATGCCCCTGCAGATACAGAAACGCGACGGCTGCCTGGAAACCTGGTCCCTGGAACGGATCGCCCAAGCCATACTGAAGGCCCTTAGGGCCAGCGGCATCCAGGACCCCCTGCTGGCCAAGCGCATGGCCCGCAAGGTGGAGGAGAAGCTGGGCGACGAGCCCGTCGCGCTTCAGGAGAACGTGCAGGACATGGTTGAGCGCGTGCTCATGGAGTCGCGCCTGTTCGACGTGGCCAAGCGCTTCATCATCTACCGCGAGAAGCGCCGCACCCTGCGCGAGCAGAAGGCCGCCTACCTGGACATCAAGGACACCATCGACAACTACCTCTCCAAGGCCGACTGGCGCGTGGCCGAGAACGCCAACATGGCCCACTCCTTCCAGGGGCTCATGCTGCACCTGTCGGGCACCGTGCAGGCCCGCTACGCCCTGGAGAAGTATCCCGAGGAAGTGCGCGCCGCCCACGACCACGGCTATTTCCACATCCACGACCTGTCCTTCGGCCTGGCGGGCTATTGCGCGGGCTGGAGCCTGCGCGACCTGCTGCTGGAAGGCTTCAACCTGGACGGGCGCTCCTCCGCCGGACCGGCCAAGCACTTCGACTCGGCCCTGGGCCAGATGGTCAACTTCCTGGGCACGCTCCAGAACGAGTGGGCCGGCGCCCAGGCCTTCAACAACGTGGACACCTACCTGGCCCCCTTCATCCGCCACGACGGGCTGGACTACGACAAGGTGCGCCAGGCCGTGCAGAAGTTCGTGTTCAACCTGAACACCACCTCGCGCTGGGGCGGCCAGACCCCCTTCACCAACCTGAGCTTCGATCTGACCCCGCCCAAGCACATCGCCAAGGAGGCGGTCATCATCGGCGGCAAGCTCCAGGACGCGGTCTACGGCGACTTCCAGGCCGAGATGGACATGTTCAACCAGGCTTTCCTGGAGGTCATGGCCGAGGGCGACTACTTCTCGCAGATATTCTCCTTCCCCATCCCCACCTACAACGTCACCGAGGACTTCCCCTGGGATTCGCCCATCGGGACGAGGCTTCTGGAGCTCACCGCCAAGTACGGCGCGCCCTACTTCCAGAACTTCATCAGCTCCGACCTCTCCCCCGAGGACGTGCGCTCCATGTGCTGCCGCCTGCAGATGGACCTGCGCGAGCTGCGCAACAAGGTGGGCGGGCTCTTCGGCGCGGGCGACCTCACCGGCTCCATCGGCGTGGTGACGCTCAACCTGCCCAAGCTGGCCTATCTGTCGCAGGGCGAGGAGGACTTCCTGGACCTGGTGGCCGAATACGCCACCATGGCCAAGGACGCCCTGGAATTCAAACGCAAGCTCATCCAGGACTACCTGGACCGGGGCATGTTCCCCTATTCGGCGCGCTACTTAAAAAACGGCTACAAGGGCCACTTCTCCACCATCGGCCTGGTGGGCGGGCACGAGGCCTGCCTGAACATCCTGGGCAAGGGCATCGAGACCGACGCCGGCATCCGCCTCATGACCCGGGTGCTCAACCACCTGCGGGAAATCACCTCCCGCTTCCAGGAGGAGACCGGGCACCTCTACAACCTGGAGGCCACCCCGGCAGAGGGCACCAGCTACCGCCTGGCCAAGATCGACAAGAACCTCTACGCGGACATCAAGGCCTCGGGCAACGGCACGCCGTACTACACCAACTCCACCAACCTGCCTGTGGGGCAGTGCGAGGACGTCATCGCCGCCCTGGAGCACCAGAACAAGCTGCAGCCCCTGTATACGGGCGGCACGGTGTTCCATACGTTCTTGGGCGAGGCCGTCGTGGACACCGAGGCGCTCAAGAACTTCATCATCAAGGCCTTCCGCATGACCAAGATCCCGTACCTGTCCATCACGCCCACCTTCAGCGTGTGCAAGCAGCACGGGTACATGTCGGGGGAGCATTTCGAATGCCCCACCTGCGGCGAGGACGCCGAGGTGTTCACCAGGATCGTCGGGTACTACCGGCCGGTGTCGCGCTGGAACAAGGGCAAGAAGGCGGAGTACGTGGATAGGGTGACGTACGTGGGGACGTGCGGCTGCGAGCCGGGGCAGTTGTAG